A part of Armatimonadota bacterium genomic DNA contains:
- a CDS encoding dihydrolipoamide acetyltransferase family protein: MAEVIMPKMGDAMTEGRIVRWKKRPGEPVARGDPLAEIETDKVNVDIEAEEAGVLLQILVEEGQSAPVGAPIAIIGAAGEEIPTAAARPSPPAAAPAPAPAPAAPSPAPPVPAGARAERVKASPLARKLAEEHGIDLTQVRGTGPGGRITREDVEAAIAAAARPAAPAPAADYEVLPLTRIRQTIARRMTESTQQAPHFYITMEVVMDEALRLRQHLNQALGATPPVSVNDLVLKAVALALRAHPALNSALVEGAIRRYRRVNLAVAVALPEGLIAPVVHDCDRLSLTEIAARTTELGERARSGRLRPEDYEGGTFTVSNLGMFGDVDSFAAIINPPHAGILAVGRALPRPVVRDGQIVPATTMKVTLSADHRVTDGAEAARFLAEVKRLLENPLLLVLDRR, from the coding sequence ATGGCCGAAGTGATCATGCCCAAGATGGGCGACGCCATGACCGAGGGGCGGATCGTCCGCTGGAAGAAGCGGCCCGGGGAGCCGGTCGCCCGGGGAGACCCCCTGGCCGAGATCGAAACCGACAAGGTCAACGTGGACATCGAGGCCGAGGAGGCCGGCGTCCTGCTCCAGATCCTGGTGGAGGAAGGCCAGTCGGCGCCGGTGGGCGCGCCCATCGCCATCATCGGCGCCGCCGGAGAGGAGATTCCAACCGCCGCCGCCCGCCCCTCCCCCCCGGCGGCCGCGCCGGCCCCCGCCCCCGCACCGGCGGCGCCGTCCCCTGCCCCTCCCGTCCCCGCGGGTGCCAGGGCGGAGCGGGTGAAAGCGTCCCCGCTGGCCCGCAAGCTGGCCGAGGAGCACGGCATCGACCTGACGCAGGTCCGCGGCACCGGCCCCGGGGGACGGATCACGCGGGAGGATGTGGAAGCCGCCATCGCCGCCGCGGCCCGACCGGCCGCCCCGGCGCCCGCCGCCGACTACGAGGTCCTGCCCCTGACCCGCATCCGCCAGACCATCGCCCGGCGGATGACCGAGAGCACGCAGCAGGCGCCCCACTTCTACATCACCATGGAGGTGGTGATGGATGAGGCGCTGCGGCTGCGCCAGCATCTCAACCAGGCCCTGGGCGCCACCCCGCCGGTGTCGGTGAACGACTTGGTGCTGAAGGCCGTGGCCCTGGCGCTGCGGGCGCACCCCGCCCTCAACAGCGCCCTGGTGGAGGGGGCGATCCGGCGGTACCGGCGGGTGAACCTGGCCGTCGCGGTGGCGCTGCCCGAGGGGCTGATCGCGCCGGTGGTGCATGACTGCGACCGGCTGTCGCTGACCGAGATCGCGGCGCGGACCACCGAGCTGGGCGAGCGGGCGCGCAGCGGGCGCCTGCGCCCCGAGGACTACGAGGGCGGCACCTTCACCGTGAGCAACCTGGGCATGTTCGGCGACGTGGACAGCTTCGCGGCCATCATCAACCCGCCCCACGCCGGCATCCTGGCCGTGGGCCGGGCGCTGCCCCGCCCGGTGGTGCGGGACGGCCAGATCGTCCCGGCCACCACCATGAAGGTCACCCTCTCGGCCGACCACCGGGTGACCGACGGCGCGGAGGCCGCCCGGTTCCTGGCCGAGGTCAAGAGGCTGCTGGAAAATCCCCTGCTGCTGGTGCTCGACAGACGTTGA
- the pdhA gene encoding pyruvate dehydrogenase (acetyl-transferring) E1 component subunit alpha, producing the protein MADAPRAEGPRPTRTVPARAADREELAEAVEWYARMVLARRFEDEAERQFRRGRIGGYLHLYSGQEAVAAGFLSVLRDDDIFFTGYRDHAHALFRGASPGAVMAELFGKTTGLAKGKGGSMHLFDVARGFYGGYGIVGGHIPLATGAAYALRYRGTDRVCLCFLGDGAMNSGAFHEPLNMAGLWGREGLCPIVYIVENNQYAMGTSVERSSAVTDLASRFAAYAIEAERADGMDFLGVRRLAQRVVARVRESGRPYAVEMLTYRFAGHGAADLFQPYRTKEEVAQARQRDPILLLEQRLRSAGLLDDAAVRRIHDEAEREVLEAVRFAENSPAPPPEELYTDVYGGPW; encoded by the coding sequence ATGGCTGACGCGCCGCGCGCCGAGGGGCCGCGCCCGACCCGGACGGTACCTGCTCGGGCGGCCGACCGCGAAGAGCTCGCGGAGGCGGTCGAGTGGTACGCCCGGATGGTCCTGGCCCGGCGGTTCGAGGATGAGGCCGAGCGCCAGTTCCGCCGGGGACGCATCGGCGGCTACCTCCATCTGTACAGCGGGCAGGAGGCGGTGGCGGCGGGGTTTCTCAGCGTCCTGCGGGACGACGATATTTTCTTCACCGGCTATCGGGACCACGCCCACGCCCTGTTCCGGGGGGCCTCCCCCGGAGCCGTGATGGCCGAGCTGTTCGGGAAGACCACGGGGCTGGCCAAGGGCAAGGGAGGGTCCATGCACCTGTTTGACGTGGCCCGGGGGTTTTACGGCGGCTACGGCATCGTGGGCGGCCACATCCCCCTGGCCACCGGCGCCGCCTACGCCCTGCGCTACCGCGGGACCGACCGGGTCTGCCTGTGCTTTTTGGGGGACGGGGCCATGAACAGCGGGGCCTTCCACGAGCCCCTGAACATGGCCGGCCTGTGGGGGCGCGAGGGGCTCTGCCCCATCGTCTACATCGTGGAGAACAACCAGTATGCCATGGGCACGTCGGTGGAGCGGTCCTCGGCGGTCACGGATCTCGCCAGCCGGTTCGCCGCGTACGCCATTGAGGCTGAGCGGGCGGACGGGATGGACTTCCTCGGCGTGCGGCGCCTGGCGCAGCGGGTCGTGGCCCGGGTGCGCGAGAGCGGCCGCCCCTACGCGGTGGAGATGCTGACCTACCGGTTTGCCGGGCACGGCGCGGCCGACCTGTTCCAGCCCTACCGCACCAAGGAGGAAGTGGCGCAGGCGCGTCAGCGGGACCCGATCCTGCTCCTCGAGCAGCGCCTGCGGTCGGCGGGGCTGCTGGACGACGCGGCGGTCCGGCGCATCCACGACGAGGCCGAGCGGGAGGTCCTGGAGGCCGTGCGCTTCGCCGAGAACAGTCCGGCCCCTCCCCCGGAGGAGCTCTACACGGACGTCTACGGAGGGCCATGGTAA
- a CDS encoding alpha-ketoacid dehydrogenase subunit beta, with the protein MAELTYRDALRSTLIEEMDRDPSVVLLGEDIGVYQGTFRVTADLLSRYGPRRVIDTPISELGFVGAAIGMAMLGLRPVVEVMTWNFSLLAMDQIVNNAAKVRYFSGGQVDVPLVIRGPNGAGVQLSAQHSQSLEATYAHFPGLYVVAPATPADARGLLRTAIRGRDPVIFLENAALYGIKGEVPDDPEFALPFGKAEVVRPGRDVTVVAYSRMLHLALAAADHLARDGVEAEVINLRTLRPLDAATLAESVSRTHRAVVVQEQWKPFGAAAEIAMRIYEEAFDELDAPIERVTGADVPMPYARTLELLALPAEDDIVRAVRRALGRE; encoded by the coding sequence ATGGCCGAACTGACCTACCGCGACGCCCTGCGCTCCACCCTCATCGAGGAGATGGACCGCGACCCGTCGGTCGTCCTCCTGGGGGAGGACATCGGCGTCTACCAGGGCACCTTCCGGGTGACCGCCGACCTGCTGTCCCGCTACGGCCCCCGGCGGGTCATCGACACCCCCATCTCCGAGCTCGGCTTCGTCGGCGCCGCGATCGGCATGGCGATGCTGGGCCTGCGGCCGGTGGTGGAGGTCATGACCTGGAACTTCTCCCTGCTGGCCATGGACCAGATCGTCAACAACGCGGCCAAGGTGCGGTACTTCTCCGGCGGCCAGGTGGACGTGCCGCTGGTCATCCGGGGCCCCAACGGCGCCGGCGTGCAGCTGTCGGCCCAGCACTCCCAGAGCCTGGAGGCCACCTACGCCCACTTCCCGGGCCTGTACGTGGTCGCACCCGCCACCCCGGCTGACGCCCGGGGGCTGCTGCGCACCGCCATCCGCGGGCGGGATCCGGTCATCTTCCTGGAAAACGCCGCCCTGTACGGCATCAAGGGGGAGGTCCCCGACGATCCGGAGTTCGCCCTGCCCTTCGGGAAGGCGGAGGTGGTCCGGCCGGGACGGGATGTCACCGTGGTGGCCTACAGCCGCATGCTGCACCTGGCCCTGGCGGCCGCCGACCACCTGGCCCGGGACGGGGTGGAGGCCGAGGTGATCAACCTGCGGACGCTGCGGCCTCTGGACGCCGCCACCCTGGCCGAGTCGGTCTCCCGCACCCACCGGGCGGTGGTGGTCCAGGAGCAGTGGAAGCCCTTCGGCGCCGCCGCCGAGATCGCCATGCGGATCTACGAGGAGGCCTTCGACGAGCTGGACGCCCCCATCGAGCGGGTCACCGGCGCGGACGTGCCGATGCCCTATGCGCGCACCCTGGAGCTGCTGGCCCTGCCCGCCGAGGATGACATCGTCCGCGCCGTGCGGCGGGCGCTGGGGCGGGAGTGA
- a CDS encoding NifU N-terminal domain-containing protein: MADPLTVDVQPTPNVNALKFVVNRRLTEGRSQTYRTAEDAAASPLAASLLAIPGVVQVFILNDFITLTRAPGADWGTIVAQAERLIREHLA; the protein is encoded by the coding sequence GTGGCTGACCCCCTGACCGTCGACGTCCAGCCCACGCCCAATGTCAACGCGCTGAAGTTTGTGGTCAACCGGCGCCTCACCGAGGGGCGCAGCCAGACGTACCGGACCGCCGAGGATGCCGCCGCGTCGCCCCTGGCCGCGTCCCTGCTGGCCATCCCCGGCGTCGTCCAGGTCTTCATCCTCAACGACTTCATCACCCTCACCCGCGCCCCGGGGGCGGACTGGGGGACGATCGTGGCGCAGGCGGAGCGTCTGATCCGGGAGCACCTTGCATGA